A genomic segment from Tachypleus tridentatus isolate NWPU-2018 unplaced genomic scaffold, ASM421037v1 Hic_cluster_2, whole genome shotgun sequence encodes:
- the LOC143243240 gene encoding sodium- and chloride-dependent GABA transporter 1-like — protein sequence MELSLCLLLAWFVVYFVIWKGLLKVARKHHRLFNPIIFNVSSINYFISLDCFTSLFVHCSQIIKVSAVTPYFIRIILLIRGVTLEGAGDGLLFYITPKFDKLLVPKVWVTAGTQVFFTFGIGFGSVVTLGSYNKFSQNFFRDGNILYFVNPATSIFAGTVIFSVLDHMVYMKGDGTEAADVVKSGPGFAFLVYPEVVLQLPPPHLWSIVSFLMLLILGIDSQGSI from the exons AtggaactgagtttgtgtttgttacttGCCTGGTTTGTGGTTTATTTCGTCATCTGGAAAGGTCTACTGAAAGTGGCAAG aaaacatcaccgTTTATTTAATCCAATAATCTTTAATGTTTCTagcattaattatttcatttctttggactgttttacttcattatttgttCATTGTTCACAGATTATTAAGGTGTCAGCAGTCACTCCATACTTCATTCGAATCATTCTTCTTATTCGTGGAGTGACGTTAGAGGGCGCTGGAGACGGACTACTTTTTTACATTACTCCAAAATTTGACAAACTTTTGGTTCCCAAG gtCTGGGTGACAGCAGGAACACAAGTGTTTTTCACCTTTGGTATTGGTTTCGGTTCCGTCGTAACTCTTGGAAGCTACAACAAGTTTAGCCAGAACTTCTTccg agacggaaatattctatattttgttaACCCTGCTACCAGCATATTTGCTGGTACTGTGATATTTTCCGTTCTCGATCACATGGTCTACATGAAAGGCGACGGGACTGAAGCTGCTGATGTTGTGAAGTCCG GTCCAGGGTTTGCTTTCCTTGTTTATCCAGAAGTTGTTCTACAGTTGCCACCTCCCCATTTATGGTCAATTGTGTCCTTTCTCATGCTGTTAATTCTTGGAATTGACAGCCAGGggagcatataa